A region of Roseobacter litoralis Och 149 DNA encodes the following proteins:
- a CDS encoding Hint domain-containing protein — translation MTHKTVDRSEQDNRPAAALVSGLERPLSLWEKPGFVHGARILTMKGARRVEHLRPGDHVITRGNGAVPVHLIEQRSMVVPAVYIVAGSLGHHQPDLDSLLPASQTVLLRDWRAHAFAGAEETMVKIDRLVDGEYVRDIGLQTLTLYSVFCAAPQVLYADGMELGTADIMAYENALT, via the coding sequence ATGACGCATAAAACGGTCGATCGATCTGAACAGGACAATCGCCCCGCTGCTGCCTTGGTATCAGGGTTGGAAAGACCGCTTTCGCTGTGGGAAAAGCCCGGGTTCGTGCACGGCGCGCGCATTTTGACAATGAAAGGCGCGCGCAGGGTCGAACACCTTCGTCCCGGCGATCATGTCATCACCCGAGGCAATGGCGCAGTGCCTGTGCACCTCATTGAACAAAGGAGCATGGTTGTTCCAGCTGTCTATATTGTCGCCGGATCACTGGGCCATCATCAACCCGATCTGGACAGCCTCCTGCCCGCCTCGCAGACGGTTTTATTAAGGGATTGGCGCGCCCATGCTTTTGCAGGTGCCGAGGAAACAATGGTCAAGATCGACAGGTTGGTTGATGGGGAATATGTCAGAGACATCGGGTTGCAGACCCTGACCCTCTATAGTGTGTTCTGTGCCGCGCCACAGGTTCTTTACGCGGATGGCATGGAATTGGGCACTGCGGATATAATGGCGTATGAGAACGCGCTGACTTAA
- a CDS encoding lytic transglycosylase domain-containing protein: MLKSVLVSSAIFIFVVQVAQAQTVSTKNRSKLFDSQTSVLDSRAAGQYKNSVRLQPPSVITPSKWNLPQYTGAYRGEFLEMARSAARKHRIPEDLFLRLVQQESGWNPTAKSHKGALGLAQLMPATARSLRVDPLVPQENLEGGARYLRQQFDRFKSWRLALAAYNAGPNAVKRHGGIPPYKETQNYVRIITGG, translated from the coding sequence ATGCTGAAATCTGTTTTGGTTTCGTCCGCGATCTTCATTTTTGTCGTGCAAGTGGCTCAGGCGCAGACTGTTTCCACAAAAAACCGCAGTAAGCTCTTTGACTCGCAAACCAGTGTGCTGGATAGCCGTGCGGCGGGGCAGTACAAAAACTCCGTGCGATTACAGCCACCCTCGGTCATCACGCCGAGCAAGTGGAACCTGCCGCAGTATACCGGCGCTTATCGGGGCGAATTTCTGGAAATGGCGCGCTCAGCGGCACGCAAACACCGCATTCCGGAGGATCTGTTTTTGCGGCTTGTCCAACAGGAATCCGGCTGGAACCCGACGGCCAAATCACACAAGGGCGCGCTGGGTCTGGCGCAGCTGATGCCTGCAACTGCGCGATCACTGCGTGTTGATCCGCTGGTGCCGCAGGAAAATCTGGAAGGGGGCGCGCGGTATCTTCGTCAACAGTTTGATCGTTTCAAATCATGGCGTCTCGCGCTGGCCGCGTATAATGCGGGCCCTAATGCCGTAAAACGCCACGGCGGCATTCCGCCTTATAAAGAAACACAGAATTACGTCAGGATTATCACAGGCGGTTGA
- the ssb gene encoding single-stranded DNA-binding protein, which yields MAGSVNKVILIGNLGRDPEVRSFQNGGKVCNLRIATSETWKDKNTGERKERTEWHSVAIFSEPLVRVAEQYLRKGSKIYVEGQLETRKWQDQSGQDKYSTEVVLRPYTSTLTMLDSRDGGGGSSGGGGGGGADRMGYDDRGGDSYGGGASNTPSPAPSRDLDDEIPF from the coding sequence ATGGCCGGCTCTGTGAACAAAGTAATCCTCATCGGTAATCTGGGACGCGATCCGGAAGTGCGCAGTTTTCAGAATGGAGGCAAAGTCTGCAACCTGCGGATTGCCACCTCCGAGACGTGGAAGGACAAAAATACCGGCGAGCGGAAAGAACGCACAGAATGGCATTCGGTAGCAATTTTTTCCGAACCTCTGGTGCGTGTCGCAGAACAATATCTGCGCAAAGGTTCAAAGATCTACGTCGAGGGGCAACTCGAAACGCGCAAATGGCAGGATCAATCCGGACAGGACAAATATTCCACGGAAGTCGTTCTTAGGCCTTATACCTCTACTCTCACGATGCTTGACAGTCGTGATGGCGGCGGCGGTAGTTCCGGCGGCGGTGGCGGCGGCGGTGCGGACCGCATGGGTTACGACGACCGGGGCGGCGATAGTTACGGCGGCGGCGCAAGCAACACGCCAAGCCCGGCACCGTCGCGTGATCTGGACGATGAAATCCCGTTCTGA
- a CDS encoding ABC transporter permease, translating into MEELSWGSIIVRMVIQLMPVWVSLISLFTISIVYKRRLGLYGKLFDSTIGMIGFALVMFWVFVGVFGGPFDLLVTHNPLDQVSGMKNKIPGTPMRGAEDGEYAYFLLGGDNLARDVFSRIIKGAWIVVQIAPIATLFAFMVGITLGLPAGYYGGRLDTVLSFLANLILAFPVILLFYLLVTPEIVLTGIPNYMALFLFIFPLVFVCILLNSRYYTQPKIRTPLLIGVLGLLGWLYLSLVSSDGAVVATPTYSIPGLPAFLDLFDIDAGILVVFVSVVFVNSPTVFRIVRGLAMDIKTRDYVAAAQTRGEGPWYIMLWEILPNARGPLIVDFCLRIGYTTILLGTLGFFGLGLASESPDWGSTINAGRRLLALYPHAAIAPAVALLTLVLGLNLLADGLREESLRD; encoded by the coding sequence ATGGAAGAACTTTCCTGGGGCAGTATTATTGTCCGCATGGTCATTCAGCTTATGCCGGTTTGGGTCTCGCTGATTTCCCTTTTTACTATTTCGATCGTGTATAAACGCAGGCTTGGCCTTTATGGCAAACTGTTTGACAGCACGATTGGCATGATCGGTTTCGCACTTGTCATGTTCTGGGTTTTCGTCGGCGTCTTTGGCGGCCCCTTCGATTTGCTGGTCACGCATAATCCGCTTGATCAGGTTTCCGGGATGAAGAACAAAATCCCCGGAACACCCATGCGTGGCGCGGAGGATGGCGAATATGCCTATTTCCTGCTGGGCGGCGACAACCTTGCGCGCGATGTCTTTAGCCGGATCATCAAGGGCGCGTGGATCGTGGTGCAGATCGCCCCTATTGCCACGCTATTCGCCTTTATGGTCGGGATCACGCTGGGTCTGCCCGCAGGCTACTATGGTGGCCGTCTGGACACGGTGTTGTCGTTTCTGGCGAACCTGATCCTCGCCTTTCCGGTGATCCTGCTGTTCTACCTTCTGGTGACGCCAGAGATAGTCCTGACAGGAATCCCCAACTACATGGCGCTGTTCCTGTTCATCTTTCCACTGGTCTTTGTGTGTATTCTGCTCAACTCGCGGTACTACACGCAGCCGAAGATCAGAACGCCGCTGCTGATTGGCGTGTTGGGGCTTTTGGGGTGGTTGTATCTGTCACTGGTGTCTTCGGATGGCGCCGTCGTTGCCACACCGACCTATTCGATACCCGGGCTACCGGCGTTTCTCGATCTGTTTGACATCGACGCGGGTATTCTCGTGGTCTTTGTCTCGGTCGTCTTTGTGAACTCGCCCACCGTCTTTCGGATCGTGCGCGGCCTTGCGATGGACATCAAGACACGCGACTACGTTGCTGCCGCACAGACGCGCGGTGAAGGCCCGTGGTACATCATGCTATGGGAAATCCTGCCCAACGCACGGGGTCCTCTGATCGTCGATTTCTGCCTGCGCATTGGCTACACGACCATTTTGCTCGGCACATTAGGGTTCTTTGGTCTTGGTCTTGCGTCGGAAAGCCCGGATTGGGGCAGCACGATCAACGCAGGGCGCCGCTTGCTGGCGCTTTACCCGCATGCGGCAATTGCACCTGCGGTTGCACTGCTGACCCTCGTGCTGGGCCTGAACCTGCTGGCGGATGGCCTGCGCGAGGAAAGCTTGCGCGATTGA
- a CDS encoding ABC transporter ATP-binding protein: MPKPDYSGPILEIDKLSISFFTRLREIPAVMDFSVHVQPGEAVGLVGESGCGKSTVALGVMQDLGKNGRVVGGSIKFKGRDLGEMNDEELRGIRGSEIAMIYQEPMASLNPAMKIGRQLMEVPMIHQGASEKDAFDRALQVVTDVKLPDPKRILNSYPHQLSGGQQQRIVIAMALMSEPSLLILDEPTTALDVTVEAAIVALVKDLGRKYGTSMLFISHNLGLVLETCDRICVMYSGEAVERGSIEDVFDRMQHPYTQALFRSIPLPGADKNARPLVAIPGNFPLPHERPNGCNFGPRCDYFEQGRCDQGTLLMEEVEGHDRHATRCLKFREIDWDAPLELAEVKTKGEIGDVVLKIDNLKKYYEVAANAIFGGGDKKVVKANETLTFEARESETLAIVGESGCGKSTFAKVLMGLETATEGSITLGNKPIHDVPIEERDTQTVADIQMVFQNPFDTLNPSMTIGRQIIRALEIFGIGENERDRTERMLKLLDLVKLPREFANRMPRQLSGGQKQRVGIARAFAGDARIVVADEPVSALDVSVQAAVTDLLMEIQREHKTTLLFISHDLSIVRYLSDRVMVMYLGHVVELGTTDQVFSPPYHPYTEALLSAVPIADTSVKKKHIVLEGDIPSAMNPPSGCPFQTRCGWKSQVPGGLCEQEVPPVRTLPGNHQLKCHLSDAQLASMEPVIEVGVAAE; encoded by the coding sequence ATGCCAAAGCCTGACTACAGCGGTCCAATTCTAGAGATAGACAAGCTATCCATATCGTTTTTCACGCGGTTGCGGGAAATCCCGGCTGTCATGGATTTTTCCGTGCATGTGCAACCCGGCGAGGCCGTGGGCCTTGTGGGTGAATCCGGCTGCGGTAAATCCACTGTGGCCTTGGGGGTCATGCAGGATTTGGGCAAGAATGGCCGCGTCGTCGGTGGCTCCATCAAGTTCAAAGGCCGCGACCTTGGAGAGATGAACGATGAAGAGTTGCGCGGCATTCGCGGCTCAGAAATCGCAATGATCTATCAGGAACCGATGGCCTCTCTGAACCCGGCGATGAAGATCGGCAGGCAGTTGATGGAGGTACCGATGATCCATCAGGGCGCCTCGGAAAAGGATGCGTTTGATCGTGCTTTGCAGGTTGTGACCGACGTAAAGCTGCCGGACCCGAAGCGGATATTGAATTCCTATCCGCACCAGCTTTCGGGTGGGCAGCAACAACGCATCGTGATCGCCATGGCATTGATGTCAGAGCCGTCGTTGTTGATCCTTGATGAGCCGACCACAGCGCTGGATGTGACTGTCGAGGCGGCCATCGTCGCCTTGGTCAAGGATCTGGGGCGCAAATACGGCACCTCGATGCTGTTCATCAGCCACAACCTCGGGTTGGTGCTGGAAACCTGCGACCGCATCTGCGTCATGTATTCCGGTGAGGCGGTCGAACGCGGCTCAATCGAAGACGTCTTTGACCGGATGCAGCACCCTTATACGCAGGCCCTGTTCCGGTCTATCCCGCTGCCGGGGGCAGATAAAAACGCGCGCCCGCTTGTGGCAATCCCCGGCAACTTCCCCCTGCCCCATGAACGGCCCAATGGCTGCAACTTTGGCCCGCGCTGCGATTATTTCGAACAGGGTCGCTGTGATCAGGGAACGCTGCTAATGGAAGAGGTGGAAGGCCATGACCGCCATGCCACACGCTGCCTGAAGTTCAGAGAAATCGACTGGGATGCGCCGCTGGAACTGGCCGAGGTCAAGACCAAGGGCGAGATCGGCGATGTTGTCCTGAAGATAGACAACCTCAAGAAATACTATGAGGTTGCCGCCAATGCGATCTTTGGCGGCGGCGACAAAAAGGTCGTCAAAGCCAATGAAACGCTGACCTTTGAGGCACGCGAGTCCGAGACGCTGGCCATTGTTGGCGAATCCGGCTGTGGCAAATCCACCTTTGCCAAGGTGCTGATGGGGCTTGAGACTGCAACCGAAGGGTCAATCACCCTAGGGAACAAACCCATCCACGACGTCCCCATCGAAGAACGCGATACACAAACCGTCGCCGACATTCAGATGGTATTTCAAAACCCGTTTGATACGCTCAACCCGTCCATGACGATCGGGCGCCAGATCATCCGCGCGCTAGAAATCTTCGGCATCGGGGAAAACGAACGCGACCGGACAGAACGGATGCTCAAGCTGCTCGATCTGGTGAAATTGCCACGCGAGTTCGCCAACCGGATGCCCCGCCAATTGTCGGGCGGACAAAAGCAGCGCGTGGGGATTGCCCGTGCCTTTGCCGGTGACGCGCGTATTGTGGTGGCAGATGAGCCGGTGTCTGCCCTCGATGTGTCAGTGCAGGCGGCGGTGACTGATCTGCTGATGGAAATCCAGCGCGAGCATAAAACCACGCTGCTGTTCATCAGCCACGATTTGTCCATCGTGCGCTACCTCAGCGACCGGGTGATGGTCATGTATCTGGGCCATGTTGTTGAGCTTGGCACCACCGATCAGGTCTTCTCACCCCCCTACCACCCCTATACCGAAGCGCTGCTTTCTGCGGTGCCGATTGCGGACACCAGCGTCAAGAAAAAGCACATCGTGCTGGAAGGCGATATCCCCTCGGCGATGAACCCACCCTCGGGCTGCCCGTTCCAGACGCGCTGTGGCTGGAAATCACAAGTGCCCGGTGGTCTGTGTGAACAAGAGGTGCCTCCCGTTCGCACTTTGCCCGGCAACCACCAGCTCAAATGTCATCTGAGTGACGCACAGCTTGCCAGCATGGAGCCCGTAATCGAAGTCGGCGTTGCCGCAGAATAA